The sequence below is a genomic window from Candidatus Eisenbacteria bacterium.
GGCCGCCATCCGCGCCGGACAGCTCGGGCTCAAGACGGTCCTGATCGAGAAGGACAAGGTCGGCGGCACGTGCCTCCACTGGGGGTGCATCCCGACGAAGTCGCTCCTCGAGACCGCCGAAGTGCTCCTGCTCTCGCGGAAGGCGGGCGAGTTCGGCGTGCGGGTGGCCGAGGCCACGCTGGATCTGAAGACGGCGATGGAGCGGAAGGACCGCATCGTGAAGAAGGGCCAGATGGGGACCGAGTCGCTCCTCAAGAAGAACAAGGTCACGACCCTGAAGGGAACGGGCCGCCTCACCGGACGCGGCAAGCTCGAGGTGCGGGACGCGTCCGGAGGCGTGCAGACGGTCGAGGCGGGGGCGACGATCCTCGCGACGGGATCGCGCGTCGGGTCGCTTCCGATGGCGCCCGTGGACGGCCGCGTCGTCCTCTCGAGCGACGACATCCTGAGCCTCGACCGCGTGCCCGAGTCGCTCCTCGTGATCGGCGCGGGCGCGGTCGGCGTGGAGTTCGCGTCGATCTACCACGCGTTCGGATCCAAGGTGATCCTGATCGAGCGCCTGCCCAAGCTCGTTCCGGTCGAGGACGAGGAGGTCTCGGACGCGCTCCTCCGCTCCTTCACGCGGCAGGGCATGGACGTGCACGTGGGCGCGGATCTCAAGAGCGTCCGCGTGGAGGGGGATGGCGCCTGGAGCGAGTTCGTGGTGAAGGGCGAGACGAAGCGCGTCCGCACGGAGCGGGTGCTGATGGCCGCGGGCCGGAAGCCCGTCCTGGACGGGATCGGGCTCGAGGCGCTCGGCGTCGCGATGGAACGCGGATTCGTGAAGGTGAACGAGTTCATGGAGACGAACGTTCCCGGCCTCTACGCGATCGGCGACATCGTGCCGACCGCGGCCCTCGCGCACGTGGCGTCGCACGAGGGGATCGTGGCCGTGGAGAAGATCGCGGGGAAGAAGCCGCACCCCGTGAACTATCAGGCGATCCCGAACTGCACGTACTGTCACCCCCAGGTCGCCAGCGTGGGGATGACCGAGGCACAGGCGAAGGCTGCGGGGCGCGCGGTGAAGACCGGGAAGTTTCCCTTCACCGCGAGCACGCGGGCGGGGATCATGGGACAGGGGGACGGGTTCGTGAAGGCGGTCTCGGACGCGAAGACGGGCGAGATCCTCGGGGTGCACATCATCGGGGTGCTCGCCACGGAACAGATCGCCGAGTCGGTGGTGGCGCGTCACTTCGAGGCGACCGCGATCGAGCTGGCCGAGGTGGTGCACGCGCACCCGACCCTCGCCGAGGCGACGATGGAGGCGATGTTTGGAACCGAAGCGCGACCCATCCATATCTGAGAGCGCGCCGGCTGCCGGCGCCGGACCCCCCGCCGCCTCCGCTGACCCGTCCGCGCCTCCGGCCGCCGCGGCGGGGGCTGGCGCTCCGATTCCGCTCCGCATCCTCGCGAGCGACCGCCGCGTCTCGGGAAACGAGAAGCGGAAGCCGCTCCGGGTCTACGACCGGCTCTCGCCCGCGCCGCCGCCTCCGCGCCGGCCGGACTGGCTGCGCGCGCGGATCCCCACGGGCGCCTCGTACCACGAGACCAAGTCGATCCTCCGCACGCTCGATCTCCACACGGTCTGCGAGAGCGCGAACTGCCCGAACATCGGGGACTGCTTTTCCCGGCACACCGCGACGTTTCTCATTCTGGGCAACGTCTGCACGCGCTCGTGCCCGTTCTGCGACATCCGGAGCGGGAAACCCTTGCCGGTGGATCCCGAGGAGCCGCGCCGCGTAGCCGAGGCCGTGCGCCGCCTCGGGCTCCACTACGCCGTCGTGACGTCCGTGAACCGGGACGAGCTCCCGGACGGCGGTGCGTCCCACTTCGCCGCCGTGATCCGCTCGATCCGCGAGGCGATCCCGTCGGCCAAGGTCGAGGTCCTGATCCCCGACTTCCTGGGAGACGACGACGCGCTCCGGACCGTGCTCGACGCGAAGCCCGACGTCCTGAACCACAACCTCGAGTGCGTGAAGCGGCTCTACAAGCGCGTGCGCCCCGCGGGCCGCTACGATCGCTCGCTCCGGCTCCTCCAGAACGTGGCGACGTGGACGACGGACATTCCCGCGAAGTCGGGGATCATGGTCGGCGTGGGGGAGACGAACGAGGAGGTCGAGGAGACGTTGCGCGATTTCCACGCGCACGGAGTGTCCATGGTCACGATCGGCCAGTACCTCCCGCCTTCGGGGTCCCACCTTCCCCTGGAGCGCTACGTCACGCCGGCGGAGTTCGCCCACTTCCGCGAGTACGGGCTCTCGCTCGGCATTCGGCAGGTGGCGTCCGGTCCGCTCGTGCGGAGCTCGTATCACGCCGAGGAGCAGGCCGGAGAGACCGTCTTCATCCCGTAGATCGGTTCCTCATCTCCGCACGGTCGTGCGGGGATCCCAAGGCCCCTTCTTCCGCGATCACCGCACGGTCGTGAGGTTCGCCCTCCGGATCAGAGAAGCGTGCCCGTGAGCAGCGCGCGGGCCGCGGAGAAGTAGATGAGGAGCCCCGTCACGTCCACGAGCGTGGCGACGAAGGGCGCGGACGCGGTCGCGGGGTCGAGTCCCAGCCGGCGCAGCAGGAAGGGGAGCATCGATCCCACGATCGTGCCCCAGAGCACGACGCCAAGAAGGCTCAGCGCGAGGCAGACCGCGATCAGCCAGTAGTGAGGGCCGAACGAGTGGAAGGCCCACTCGAACCCGACGACGCGCAGGATGCCGAGCGTCGCGAGAATCCCTCCGAGCCCGAGACCCGAGAAGATCTCCCGCCGCATCACGCGCCACCAGTCCCGGAGCTTCACCTCGCCCAGGGCCATGGCGCGGATCACGAGCGTCGTGGCCTGGCCCCCCGAGTTCCCTCCGCTCGAGATCACGAGCGGGACGAACACCGCGAGCACGACCGCCCGGGCGATGTCCTCCTCGAAGTGTCCCATGGCGGTCGCGGTCAAGGTCTCGCCGAGGAAGAGAATCGAAAGCCATCCCGCGCGCGCCTTGATCATGTCGAACACGCTCAGGCGCAGATAGGGCGCGTCCAGCGCGGCCGTACCTCCGATCTTCTGGATGTCCTCGGTCGCCTCCTCGCGCACGACGTCGACGATGTCGTCGAGGGTGACGATCCCCTTCATCCGGCCGTCCACGTCCACCACGGGAAACGCCATGAGGCGGCGGTTCGCGAAGAGCCGGGCCAGCTCCTCCTGGTCCGTGGCCTCGCGCACCGTGACGAGCTCGGTGCGCATGATGTCGCCGATCTTCTGCTCCGCCTTCGCGGTGATGAGCTCGCGATAGGAGATGACGCCCAGCAGGTGATTGTCGGCGGAGAGCACGTACGCGTAGGTCAGGGTCTCGGCGCGCTGCGCCGCGCGCCGCAGGTATCCGATCGCCTCGTCCACCGACATGTCGGGGCGGAGGCGCGCGTACCGCGGGCTCATGAGGCCGCCCGCATCGTCCTCCGCGTAGGCGAGGAGCCCGCTCACCTCGGCGCGCGTCGGATCGTCGAGGAGGCCCATCAGCTCCTCGCGACTCTCCGCCGGGACTTGCTGGATCAGGTCGGCCGCGTCGTCCGGCGCGAGGAGCCGGATCCACGACCGGCGCTCCGTGGAGGGGATCTCGACCAGGAGCTCCGCCTGGTCGCGCGCGCTCAGGCTCAGGAAGAAGTCCTCGGCATCGGTGCGATCGAGCGCGCGGAAGCTCTCCACGCGGTCCGCCGGGACGAGGAGCGACCACGCTTCCTTCAGGTCCGCGATGGAGAGGGGTTCTTCGAGCTCGGTTTCCGGGCTGGACGTCATGTCCGCCTCCGGCGTCGGGGTGTCGGAGCGGCAGCCGAACGCAACAGCCTGCCGATACTAGGGGATCGCTCCCGCGCCCTCAACACCGGACCCCGCCCCGTCGCCGTTCCCCGGGGACCCACGGCTTCCGGCAACGCCACGGGGCGGGGTACAATACGCACGTCCGCGGCTCCTCGCCGGGAGCGCGGCAGGTTCGGGTCACGTGTTCGAGGCGGGGGGGGCACCATGTCCGCACGACGACGTCCCGCCATGCTGGTCGTCGACGACGACGCCGGCTCGTCGGGGCTTCTCCGAGAGATCTTCGTTCAGGAAGGCTACGACGTCTCGCAGGCCGGGAGCGGCGCCGAGGCGCTGAAGCTCGCCTCCGAGAAACCGTTCGACGTCGTGCTGAGCGACGTCCAGATGCCCGACATCGACGGCATCGAGGTGCTCCGCCGTCTGAAGCAGGTCGCTCCCGACGCGATCGTCATCCTGGTCACCGCCTACGGAACCATCGAGGCCGCGATCCGCGCGCTCCACGAGGGCGCCTTCGACTACGTGCGAAAGCCGTTCAAGCTCGACGAGGTGCGCCTCTGCGTCGCCCGCGCCATGGAGCGGCGGCAGGTCGGGCCGGCGCGTCCGGCGGGAACCACCGGCCAGGGGGCCGGCTCGCCGTCGCGCGGGTCGCGCGGTTCCCGTCCGATCATCGGTTCCCATCCCGCCATGGTCGAGCTCTACAAGCTCGTCTCCCGCGTCGCGGGGACGAAGAGCTCGGTTCTCATCATGGGGGAGAGCGGCACCGGGAAGGAGCTCATCGCGCGCACGATCCACGAGGCGAGTCCGCGCAGCGACCGGCCGTTCGTGGCCGTGAACTGCACGAGCCTCTCGGAGACGCTCTTGGAGTCGGAGCTCTTCGGACACGTGAAGGGGGCGTTCACCGGCGCCATCGAGCGCCGGCCCGGGCTCTTCCTCGAGGCGAATCGCGGAACCGTGTTCCTGGACGAGGTCGGGGACATGTCCCTCTCGATGCAGTCGAAGCTCCTCCGCGTGCTCCAGGAGGAGGAGGTGAAGCCGGTGGGAGGGAACGAGACGATCCCGGTCGACGTGCGCGTCGTGGCCGCCACGCACCAGGACCTCGAGGCGCTCGTGCGCGCGGGGCGGTTCCGCATGGATCTCTATTACCGTCTCCACGTCGTGGCGCTGCGGGTGCCCCCGCTCCGGGAGCGGCGAGAGGACATCCCGGTCCTCGCCGAGCACTTCCTCCGCGAGTACGCCGCGCGCTCGAACCGCGTGGTGCGCGGATTCTCGCCGCGAGCCATGGAGGCGCTCCTCGCCCACCCGTGGCCCGGAAACGTCCGTGAGCTGGAGAACGTGGTCGAGCGGGCCGTCGCTCTGGCGCAGGGCTCGACCGTGGAGGAAGCCGACCTCCCGGACAAGCTGATCCCCGGATCCAGAATCCCTGCCGCCGAGCCTCAGGCAGCCAGCCGCGCCACCCTGGACGAGGTGGCTCGGAGCTACGTGCTCCAGGTCCTGGACCAGGTGGGTGGCAACAAGTCCGAAGCCGCGCGGGTCCTGGGGATCCCCAGGAGGACCCTCTACCGGATGCTGGAGCGGTACGAGACCGGGGAATCCGCCTCGCCGGATGTGGGACGGCCGGGCACATCTGTGCACTGATGGCACATTGCGCGTAGGCGCCCTAGTTTCATAAGCTTATGTTCTACGTGAGTCTGATTGGCGCGAATCGACCGTCGCTCAGGCCCGTGCCCCTCCGGCGCCCGGTCTGCCGAGTAATCCGTAATCTACATAATAGCAAGCAGTTATGACTAATGGCAGCCAGGGCGACACCACCTGTCCGAATGGCATGTGGGGTGCTAACACCATCACTAACCAGTTAGCGACACCGGCTGGGGCCCACCGTGGCCACTCGTGACAGCTCGACACCCTTGCCCGAGACTCCGGCGCACGGGGCCACGCGTTGGGTCCACGTCGATGATCGAATAGGCCCTCGGTTGTGACGACAGCCTCGCGATGCTTCTGCCCCCCACACGTCGCGAGAACCGTCCACCGAGGGCCTCATTGTTTTGCCCCGTTTGACGTAGACGCGACGGAATCGGGGTTTCTAGACTTCGAACCGTGAATCATCCCGCCCTCTCCTTCCTGAACCGATGGCTCCGAGTCGCGCTGCCGGGCCTGATCCTGGCCGTGCCGCTCGCGCTTGCCCAGACCGGCTCCAAATCGCCGAAGGCCACCCCTCCGCGCACCAGCTCCACTCCTCAGTCCCCCGCCACGGGAGGTGCCGCGAAGCCCCCGGCGGGCGCGGACGCGATGGGGGTCGTGGACGGAATCCCGATCACCGAGGCCGAATGGGACCGGCTCGCGAAGCCGTACTTCGAGGAGATCGCGGCGCGAGCAGGCCGCCCTCTCAACGACGAGGAGAAGACGCTCCTCCGGCGGAACGTGCTCGACGAGCTCATCCGGGAGCGGCTCTGGCTCGCGGACGCGAAGCGGCGCGGAATCGTGATTCCCGAGGCCACCATCGACTCCCGGATGAAGCAGAGCGACTTCTTCCGGACCAACGGCCGACCCGACGAGGCGAAGTTCCGAGCCTTCAAGTCCTCGCCGACCTCGAATTACGCCACGCTCCGCGGACAGATCGAGCGAACCCTCCTGCTCGAGGAGTACGTGCGCTGGATGGAGCGCCGATTCGGGCCGCGCGAGCCCGAGCTCAAGAAGACCTTCGAAGAGCGCACGTCCCAGGCCTCGATCCGGTACTTCGTTCTCGGGCCGGAGGCGGTCTCGCTCGACCCGGAGGCCACCCCCGCGCAGGTTCGCGCGTACTACGAAGCGCACCCGGACGAGTTCGTGACGGCCGACGAGGCCCGCATCCAGTACATCCGCGTGCCCGGCGCCGCCGATGCCGCGGCGGGGGACTCCGCGCGCGCCGCGTCGGACGCCGCGCGCAAGGCGGCCGGCGACGTCCTCGCGGCGGTGACGGCGGGCGCGCCCATCGAGACCGCGGCCAAGCCGTACGGCGGCATCCATGACAGCGGACCGTTCCGGCTCGGCGAGCCGGTGCGAGGTCTCGGGCGCTCGGATCTCCTGGCCGGGACCGTGAAGTCCACCGCGGAGGGACGGTGGGCGCCGGAGCCGATCCGGATGGGTCCCTACTGGGTCGTTCTCAAGGTGACGGAGCGGAGGCCATCGCGCCGGGTCCCGTTCTCCGAGGCCGTGCCGTTCGCCAAGCGCAAGGCCGACGCCCTCGTGCAGGACGCCGTGATCGATTCGCTCGCGCGCCAGGAGGTCCGCGAGAATCCGGAGCCCTACTACGCCCCCCGCCTCCAGGCCTCCATCGTCGCGCGAGGACTCGATTCGTTCGAGTCCGGACCCGCGCCCACGCAGAAGGAGGTCGAGAAGCGGCTCGACCGCATGCGGAAGGAGCACCAGATTCCCGAGTCCAACACCTCGTGGGCCGACTCGGTGCGTCCGACGCTTCCCGCCTTCATGCTCCGCGAGCGGCGCCTGACCTCGGCGATGCGAAGCATGAGGGAGGCCGCGTCGCGCCTCCAGAAGCGCGAGTCCGCGGCGCGCGTGGCCGCGCGGCACGCGGGAGTGCTCAGCATGTTCCAGCTCTACCGGGGCGAGCCGCCGCTTCGCGCCTCCCTGGTGGACGGGTCGTTCCTCGACTCCCTCTACAACCTGTCCCCCGGCGCCGTGGTCGGTCCCCGGGTCCGGGGAGACTCCGTGTTCGTCGTGCGCGTGGAGCACCTCGACGTCCGCTTCATGCCCCCCTACGCGGCGGTCGAGCCCGCCGCGAAGGCGGCCGTGATCGAGCGGCGCCGCGCGAGCCTCACGCGCGAGGCGGAAGCATGGTTCGTGTCCCATCGCGGGTCGTACCAGACGCCGCAGCGGTGGGTGCTGGACATCGTCACGTTTCCGAGACAGAAGAAGGAGGACGTGCCGGTCTCGGCCGATTCCATCGCCGCCTACTGGAGGGCGCGTCCCCTCGAGTTCACCGAGCCCGGCCGGGCGCGCGTCCATCACGTGCTCATCCGAGCTCCCGAGGGATCCTCCCGCGCGGAGGCGCGGAAGCGGGCACGCCAGGCGCGCGAACGGATCGTGAAGGGGGAGGACTTCGAAGCCGTGGCCCGCGAGGTCTCGGAAGACCCGAGCTCGGCCGCGAAGGGCGGCGACCTCGGCGAGATGACCCGTGCCGCGGTGGTCAAGGAGTTCGCCGACGCCGCGTTCAGCCTTCCGATCGGCGCGATCAGCGAGCCCGTGGAGACGCGCTTCGGCGTCCACATTCTCCGGGTGGACGAGCGGAAGCCCGAGAGGCTCCGTCCGCTCGAGGAGTGTGTCGAGGAGATCCGGGGCGTGCTCGCGACGGCGCTCTCCGACTCGATGGCGCTCCGTCCCGCGCTGGCGCTCGCGCGCGCGGGCGCGGCGGGCGCGCCCTTCGACTCGCTCGCGAGGCCCTTCGGCGGCGCGAAGCGCACGGACCCGGTCACCGCGCAGAGCGAGATCCCGGGCGTGGGTCGCGTGTCGGAGCTCGAGCGCATCGTGAGCGGGCTGCCGGACGGCGGCGTGGCGCCGGAGCCGATCGCGATGACGGACGGCTACGTGGTGGTCCGGCGGGTCGCGGAGGTGGCGTCCCAGCAGGCGGAGTTCCGGGAGGTGAGCGATCGCGTCGTGGCGGACTACCAGCGCTCGAAGCGCCGCGCCACGGCCGATTCCCTGAACGCCGTCGTCCGGGCCGCGCTCAAGTCGGGCGAGAGTCTCGAGTCGGTGGCCCTTCGGTTCGGAGGACTCCGGACGAGCCGCCTGTTCGGCCGGGAAGGCCCGATCCCGGACTTCCAGCGGGACCAGGCGCTGGCGCGGGACTCGACCTACCTGAGCCTCGTCTTCTCGTCGAAGCCGGGAGCCGCGCTGCCTCCGATCGAAGGCGCCACGGGGACGCTCTACGCGGTCGTCGACACCGTGGCGATCCTCCCGGCGAACGACTACGCGAAGCAGCGGGACACGCTGCATCGCGAGCTGACGGAGCAGCGGATCGACGCGTGGACCGCGCGCCTGCGGGCGAAGGCGACGATCCGGATGAATCGAAGGGAACTCCAGTCGCTTCTCAGCTGAGCCCTTGCGTCGCGGGTTCGGCGGCGCGTAGCATCGGGGCCTCCTCGCTTCACCCCACGCGCCGCCCCGGCTCGAAGGAGCGTTCCATGCGAGAGCCGGGCCTCACCATGCAGGACGTCGACGAATCGGACCGGCCGCGCGAGCGGCTGATGGATCTGGGACCCGGAGCCTTGAGCGATGTGGACCTGCTCGTGCTCCTGTTCGGGACGGGAACCGGGGGAGAGGGCGTGATCGAGACGGCGTCGCGGGTCGCGCGCGCGGTGAATCTCCGGCGGCTCCCGCACGTGCCCATGGACGAGCTGCTCGCCGTCCGCGGTCTGGGCCCCGCGCGCGCCGCGCAGCTCCTGGCTTCCGCGGAGATCGGGCGCCGGCTCTGGCCCGACGGGGACGCCGTGCCCCTGATCCGCGGGCCCGAGAACGTGCACGAGCTCATGCGGGACATCCGCCGTTCGGCCCGGGAGCACTTCGTGGGGTTCTACCTCAACTCGAGAAACCAGGTGCTCCGGAGAGAGATCGTCTCGATCGGCAGTCTGAACGCGAGCCTCGTCCACCCGCGTGAGGTCTTCGTGCCCGCCATCGCGCTCTCCGCGGCGAGCCTGATCCTGGCGCACAACCACCCTTCCGGGGATCCCACGCCGAGCGAGGAGGACCTCGCGATCACGCGCCGCATCCAGGAGTCCGGACGCCTCCTCGGAATCGAGCTCCTCGACCACGTCATCGTGGCGCGGGACTCCTACACCAGCTTCAAGGAGCGGAGGCTCCTGCGGACATGAGGGCGCTCCCGCGTCAGGCTCACCACGCGCTGCTCGTCGCGGCGCTTCTCCTCGCCTCCGGGTGCGGGGGCGCCGGCGCCGCGGGCGGCGCGCGTCCGGCCTCGATCGATCCCGCGGCGAGCCCGGCTTCGCTCGTCGCGCTCGCGGACTCCGCGGCGCGGTCGGGCGACGCGAACCTCGCGCGTCGCGCGCTCGAGCGCGCGTCCGAGATCGCACCCTCGGACCCCGAGGTGCGGCTCGGATACGGACGCTACTACGTCGCGATCCGCCGCTACGCGGACGCCAAGGTGGAGTTCGAGCGCGCGGCATCGCTCGATCCGCGAAACCCGGAGCCGCACGTCCAGCTGGGGATCGCGTATCTCGAGGCGGGGGACCGCACCGAGGCACACCGATCCCTCGCGCGCGCGCTCCGGCTGGACCCGGCCCACGCGGGCGCGCTCGCGGCGATCCGTCCCATCCTCGAGGAACGGTACCGGGCCGCGGGAATCCCGCCCGAGTACGCGGAGCTCCCCGCCAGGTCCTCGGTCTCCCGTGGGGAGATCGGGGTGATGCTGGCGGTCGAGCTCGGCGTGGACCCCGACCGGGTCACGTGGCGGGAGGACGCGGCGCGACGGACCGACTGGCCCGCGCTCGACGCGGCATGGGGATCGCGCTGGCTTCGCGCGTCGGTCGCGAGGGGGTGGATCGCACCCTTCGCGGACCGCAATCTCCATCTCGACGATCCGCTCACGCGCGGCGCCCTGTCGATCCTCGTGTCGGAGCTCCTGGCCCGCTCGCCCGCGTCGAGGCCCGAGGTGGCGGCCGCCGCGTCCTTCCCGGACCTCGGACCGCGTCACTACCTGGGGCTGGCCGCGGCTCGCGCGTCGGGACTCGGGCTTCCCGCGCGGGACGGCGGGCGGTTCGAGCCGCAGGCGCTCGCGACCGGATCGGAGGCGCTCTCGGTGGTCCGGGGGCTCGCCCGAAGCGTCGGGGCCCTCCCCGTCGTTTCATCGGAACCGTGATGCGACGGTCTGATAAACTGGTAGTCGTGATCCGCTGTCCGGCCATGTTCCAGGCCGCGGCACTCGCCTCGCTCCTGCTACCGTGCGCGCCGCATCCTCGCCCCGCCTCGGCCGGGACCCTGGGACCCGCGGTGCTGACGACCACCTCCTCCGTCCTGCGCGGCGCGCCGTCGCGCGTCCCCGGTGACGTCCGGCCGGTTGCGGCGCCCCGCGCGCCGGATGCCTCCACCAGCGCCGCGAGCGCCCCCCACGCCCCGAGGGTCTACCAGGTCACGGCCGCCGACACGATCCCGGTCTACACGGACAACCTCGAAGCCCTGTCGAGCCCCGGGAACGAAGGGGGCTGGACCCACGTCGACGAGTCGGGGGATGCCACCGGCTGGAACATCTCGAGTCTGTACGCGTGCGGGAGCAACGCCTTCTGGTGCGGCCGCGTCGACTCGTCGTGGACCG
It includes:
- the lpdA gene encoding dihydrolipoyl dehydrogenase — protein: MSGDRYDVAILGGGPGGYVAAIRAGQLGLKTVLIEKDKVGGTCLHWGCIPTKSLLETAEVLLLSRKAGEFGVRVAEATLDLKTAMERKDRIVKKGQMGTESLLKKNKVTTLKGTGRLTGRGKLEVRDASGGVQTVEAGATILATGSRVGSLPMAPVDGRVVLSSDDILSLDRVPESLLVIGAGAVGVEFASIYHAFGSKVILIERLPKLVPVEDEEVSDALLRSFTRQGMDVHVGADLKSVRVEGDGAWSEFVVKGETKRVRTERVLMAAGRKPVLDGIGLEALGVAMERGFVKVNEFMETNVPGLYAIGDIVPTAALAHVASHEGIVAVEKIAGKKPHPVNYQAIPNCTYCHPQVASVGMTEAQAKAAGRAVKTGKFPFTASTRAGIMGQGDGFVKAVSDAKTGEILGVHIIGVLATEQIAESVVARHFEATAIELAEVVHAHPTLAEATMEAMFGTEARPIHI
- the lipA gene encoding lipoyl synthase translates to MEPKRDPSISESAPAAGAGPPAASADPSAPPAAAAGAGAPIPLRILASDRRVSGNEKRKPLRVYDRLSPAPPPPRRPDWLRARIPTGASYHETKSILRTLDLHTVCESANCPNIGDCFSRHTATFLILGNVCTRSCPFCDIRSGKPLPVDPEEPRRVAEAVRRLGLHYAVVTSVNRDELPDGGASHFAAVIRSIREAIPSAKVEVLIPDFLGDDDALRTVLDAKPDVLNHNLECVKRLYKRVRPAGRYDRSLRLLQNVATWTTDIPAKSGIMVGVGETNEEVEETLRDFHAHGVSMVTIGQYLPPSGSHLPLERYVTPAEFAHFREYGLSLGIRQVASGPLVRSSYHAEEQAGETVFIP
- the mgtE gene encoding magnesium transporter, translating into MTSSPETELEEPLSIADLKEAWSLLVPADRVESFRALDRTDAEDFFLSLSARDQAELLVEIPSTERRSWIRLLAPDDAADLIQQVPAESREELMGLLDDPTRAEVSGLLAYAEDDAGGLMSPRYARLRPDMSVDEAIGYLRRAAQRAETLTYAYVLSADNHLLGVISYRELITAKAEQKIGDIMRTELVTVREATDQEELARLFANRRLMAFPVVDVDGRMKGIVTLDDIVDVVREEATEDIQKIGGTAALDAPYLRLSVFDMIKARAGWLSILFLGETLTATAMGHFEEDIARAVVLAVFVPLVISSGGNSGGQATTLVIRAMALGEVKLRDWWRVMRREIFSGLGLGGILATLGILRVVGFEWAFHSFGPHYWLIAVCLALSLLGVVLWGTIVGSMLPFLLRRLGLDPATASAPFVATLVDVTGLLIYFSAARALLTGTLL
- a CDS encoding sigma-54 dependent transcriptional regulator, which gives rise to MSARRRPAMLVVDDDAGSSGLLREIFVQEGYDVSQAGSGAEALKLASEKPFDVVLSDVQMPDIDGIEVLRRLKQVAPDAIVILVTAYGTIEAAIRALHEGAFDYVRKPFKLDEVRLCVARAMERRQVGPARPAGTTGQGAGSPSRGSRGSRPIIGSHPAMVELYKLVSRVAGTKSSVLIMGESGTGKELIARTIHEASPRSDRPFVAVNCTSLSETLLESELFGHVKGAFTGAIERRPGLFLEANRGTVFLDEVGDMSLSMQSKLLRVLQEEEVKPVGGNETIPVDVRVVAATHQDLEALVRAGRFRMDLYYRLHVVALRVPPLRERREDIPVLAEHFLREYAARSNRVVRGFSPRAMEALLAHPWPGNVRELENVVERAVALAQGSTVEEADLPDKLIPGSRIPAAEPQAASRATLDEVARSYVLQVLDQVGGNKSEAARVLGIPRRTLYRMLERYETGESASPDVGRPGTSVH
- a CDS encoding peptidyl-prolyl cis-trans isomerase, which encodes MNHPALSFLNRWLRVALPGLILAVPLALAQTGSKSPKATPPRTSSTPQSPATGGAAKPPAGADAMGVVDGIPITEAEWDRLAKPYFEEIAARAGRPLNDEEKTLLRRNVLDELIRERLWLADAKRRGIVIPEATIDSRMKQSDFFRTNGRPDEAKFRAFKSSPTSNYATLRGQIERTLLLEEYVRWMERRFGPREPELKKTFEERTSQASIRYFVLGPEAVSLDPEATPAQVRAYYEAHPDEFVTADEARIQYIRVPGAADAAAGDSARAASDAARKAAGDVLAAVTAGAPIETAAKPYGGIHDSGPFRLGEPVRGLGRSDLLAGTVKSTAEGRWAPEPIRMGPYWVVLKVTERRPSRRVPFSEAVPFAKRKADALVQDAVIDSLARQEVRENPEPYYAPRLQASIVARGLDSFESGPAPTQKEVEKRLDRMRKEHQIPESNTSWADSVRPTLPAFMLRERRLTSAMRSMREAASRLQKRESAARVAARHAGVLSMFQLYRGEPPLRASLVDGSFLDSLYNLSPGAVVGPRVRGDSVFVVRVEHLDVRFMPPYAAVEPAAKAAVIERRRASLTREAEAWFVSHRGSYQTPQRWVLDIVTFPRQKKEDVPVSADSIAAYWRARPLEFTEPGRARVHHVLIRAPEGSSRAEARKRARQARERIVKGEDFEAVAREVSEDPSSAAKGGDLGEMTRAAVVKEFADAAFSLPIGAISEPVETRFGVHILRVDERKPERLRPLEECVEEIRGVLATALSDSMALRPALALARAGAAGAPFDSLARPFGGAKRTDPVTAQSEIPGVGRVSELERIVSGLPDGGVAPEPIAMTDGYVVVRRVAEVASQQAEFREVSDRVVADYQRSKRRATADSLNAVVRAALKSGESLESVALRFGGLRTSRLFGREGPIPDFQRDQALARDSTYLSLVFSSKPGAALPPIEGATGTLYAVVDTVAILPANDYAKQRDTLHRELTEQRIDAWTARLRAKATIRMNRRELQSLLS
- the radC gene encoding DNA repair protein RadC; translated protein: MREPGLTMQDVDESDRPRERLMDLGPGALSDVDLLVLLFGTGTGGEGVIETASRVARAVNLRRLPHVPMDELLAVRGLGPARAAQLLASAEIGRRLWPDGDAVPLIRGPENVHELMRDIRRSAREHFVGFYLNSRNQVLRREIVSIGSLNASLVHPREVFVPAIALSAASLILAHNHPSGDPTPSEEDLAITRRIQESGRLLGIELLDHVIVARDSYTSFKERRLLRT
- a CDS encoding tetratricopeptide repeat protein, whose product is MRALPRQAHHALLVAALLLASGCGGAGAAGGARPASIDPAASPASLVALADSAARSGDANLARRALERASEIAPSDPEVRLGYGRYYVAIRRYADAKVEFERAASLDPRNPEPHVQLGIAYLEAGDRTEAHRSLARALRLDPAHAGALAAIRPILEERYRAAGIPPEYAELPARSSVSRGEIGVMLAVELGVDPDRVTWREDAARRTDWPALDAAWGSRWLRASVARGWIAPFADRNLHLDDPLTRGALSILVSELLARSPASRPEVAAAASFPDLGPRHYLGLAAARASGLGLPARDGGRFEPQALATGSEALSVVRGLARSVGALPVVSSEP